TGATGGTCGGGTCCTCGATCTTCGCCAGCCGGTCGGCGATGAGTTTGAACTGCTGCTCCGGCGAGAGCTTGTCCAGGTCCGCGATGGTGAGGCCGAGGATGGCCAGGGCCTCCTGGGCGCTCTTCATCCCCGTGGCCGCGTCGAGGAGCGTCCGCTGCATCTTGCGGATGCCGTTCTCCAGGACCTCCATGCTCGCGCCGGACAGGTCGGCGGCGAATCCGAGTTCCGACAGCGTCTCGACGGAGAAGCCGGTGCGGGCGCTCATCTTGGCCAGCGCGTCGCCGGTGCTCGCGAAGACCTTGCTGGAGGCCGCCAGCGGCGCGACGATGGCCGAGCCGAGGCCGACGAGCTTGAGGCCCATGTTGCGGACCGATTCGCCGAAGGCCTTGAGCTTGGCCTGGGCGCGCTTCAGGCCGCGCACGAGCTTCGAGTCGTCGGCAAACAGCTCGACGAACGCGCGACCCGCCCGGATTGCACCCGCCTGCGGCATTCAATCGACTCCTACCCGCCTGCCGCAGCCTTGGCGAAGGCAGGTGAGCAACCGGCCGCCGCCTCGAAGAGCAGCGGCCGGGTCGCTATCAGAGCGGGCTGACGGAACCGCCCCGTCCTCTCGATCCTGGGAGGATCGCGGGTCTCTCTTGACCCCTCGCCCGCGTCAATCGCCCACGCCAGGTCCGCCCGCTTCGGATACAGCCGCGTCCACTCGACCGGGCTTTCCCGGAGCAGCCGCTTTCTGCGGGCGTGGCCGCACAGGAACTTGACGTAGCGGAACTGCCGTCCCCAGACCTTGCGAAGCCCCATGCCCGTCCACACCTCGCGACGGCGCGTGCCGAACCGCGTAATCATGAAGCGCGGATGCACCGGCTCGCCCTCGGCCGTGAGATAGATCTCCGTCGTGATGAACCCGCCGTAGAGCCAGCCTGCGGCCTGGTAGACGTAGCCCGGCTTGCCTCGAATCCCGTCGGCCCAGGTGAAGAGCAGCGCTTTCTCCGGCTGGCGCTTGCGGAACCATCGCGTGCAGGCGGCCAGGAGCTGGCTCTCGGTGTTCCGGGGCAGGTCGTCGCGGCAGCACAGTCGGCAGAGTTCCCAGTAGTCCCGCGTGTCGAGCGACGGGAACAGCCGCCGGATGGTGTGCCGCGGCCTCGTGCCCCAGCCCCAGATGGCCACCCCCGCCAGACCCCGCTCGTCATGGAAGCCCAGGTGCACCATGCAGTGCGGCGGGAAGATGTTGCTGTAGTGCCACCGCAGGCACAGGGCACGGGCGTCCTTGGGGCTGACGAGGTCCACGTCGAGCATGGCGCACCTACTCGTCCGCCTGCGCCTTGGCAACCTCGTTGGCGATGCCCGCCCGGATGAAGCAGGCCTGGGCGGCCGCCCACACGGCCGCCAGCAGCGCCAGCGTGTCGATCTGCCCGTCGGCCCAGGCAATCACCGCGCCCGCAAGACCGATGGCGGCGGTGATGTAGACCTTCTTGCCCTTGAGGAACTCTCGAATCCTGCCCACGTTGGACTCCTTTCCTTGTTCACCCGGCTTCGCTGCGCTACGCCGTGGTGACCCGAAGGCAAACGCCTTCGGATCAAAGCCCCACCAGGCCGGCCAGCACCGACAGCACGATCGGCGCCAGCCGGAGAAGGATTTCGTTCCTGAGGTCGTTCCGGACCTTGTTGTAGCTGGCCACGTTCTCCCAGCGGGCCGTGTTGGCCTTGACCTTGGCGATGAACTCGTCGTTGCTGAGCTTCGAATCGAGTTCGGCCACCACGTCCAGGTCGCCGGCCATCAGCCGCCGCAGGTACTGCCAGGCGTCCTCCTGCGCGAGGTCGAGGAGCCTCGGCCCGTACTCGGCCAGCAGGGCCGTTGCGGCCTGCCGCTGGTCTTCGGGGATGCGGGCGAGAAGCTGCTGAACACGTTCGCTCAAGTCGCTCATGGCTGCTCACCCTCCAGCTTCGGCCCCCAGGCCTCGTCCTTGCGGGCGCTCCGCACGAAGAACCGCCACTGCTTGAAGTTCTCCTCCAGGTACGCCCGCAGCCACGCCGGGCAGTCCGGCTCGCGCTCGGGTTCCGTCCGCTCGACGGCCTGGTAGGCGTCCATCGTGCTGGTCTCCGCCGCCGTCAGCGCCTCGCCCCGCAGGTACACGTTCCCGCAGCCAGCTAGGCAGAGCACGGCCAGCACCGCAATGCACATCCCAACCTTCTTCATCGCGTCACCTTCCTTCCTTGGGTCTGGTGAATACGTCCTTCAGGACCGCCATGTCCGTCACCTCAATCGCCTCGTCCCGCCGATCCTTCGCCGTGTACGGGTCGAAGTCGCTCGGCTTGTAGGCCCTGGTCTTCTTCGGGTCGCGGTTCACGTTGGCGACCAGCGCGAGAATCGCCGACGTATGTGCCCAGTTGTCCCGGCCGCGGGCCTCGGCCATCCACAACAGTTCCCTCAGCGTCAGCGGGCCGGGGTCGATTCCGACGACGGCGGCGAGCTCGTAGACGGTTCGCCAAGGGTCGTCTCTATGGCCGCCTCCAGGTCCAGCTTGTCCAGCCGCGTCTCGATCCGCGCGACCGCCAGGTCGATCATCCGCCGCTGGGCGTCGACGGCCTTGGCCAGGTCGCCCCGGCCCAGCTTGCGGAAAAAATCGACGAGTTCCTCGTAGAAGGCCGTCTGCGCCGCCAGGACCGCGTCGCCGCCGAGGGCCGCCCCGAACTCTTGGTCGCTGACGCCAGCGGCGTCGGCCTGCGGCTTGACCAGCGCGAAGATCACGTCGCACAGGAGGATCACGTCCGTGCCCAGGCGCGTCAGAAGCGGCGGGTCGCCCGCCTCCAGTTCCAGGAGGTTCACGTCCAGCAGCGACTTCACCCGCTTGGCCGCGTCGATGGTCAGCGTGATAGTCCATGTCCGCCCGGCAGTGTCAGTGAAGGTCTTCATGTCAGGTCCCCTCGATCCAGCTTCGGAAGACGGCCAGCTTCGCCGTCACGCTGACGGTGATCGCCTCTTCCAGCGCCTCGTTGCGGGAAAACGACGTGATCGCAAAGTCGCCGTCGGGCCCCTGGCCGCCGGCCTTGTCCAGGATCTTCAGCGCGATGAGCCCCGACGCGAGGAAGGCGTTCTTGATGGCGGTGAATCCGGCGTCGTCGGGGTCCCAAACCATCTCGAACTCGCAGGTGCACTCGCGGAGCGTGGGGGCAGTCGCCCGCCAGCCCTGGTTGGCGCGGGTGGTGACATCCGCTTCGCCCGCCTCGAGGGTCAGCGTCACGTCCCGCACGTTGGACATCTCGGTCGTCGGCGTCGTGCCGGCAGCGCCGTGGTAGAGTTTCGCGTCCTTGCCCAGAATGAACGTCGCCATGTTCGTCGCCTCCTATTGCTTCACGCTGTTCGCCCACATCGCCGGGAGCTTCGGCTTTTCGCGTTCGAAGGCGGGTCCCATGAATGGCCTCGCCTTGTAAGTCGCCATCATGGGCCTGCCTTTTCGCCCGCGCCGCCTGGCCTTGCCGCCGTATTCCAGCACGGGCG
This sequence is a window from Planctomycetota bacterium. Protein-coding genes within it:
- a CDS encoding phage tail tube protein; the encoded protein is MATFILGKDAKLYHGAAGTTPTTEMSNVRDVTLTLEAGEADVTTRANQGWRATAPTLRECTCEFEMVWDPDDAGFTAIKNAFLASGLIALKILDKAGGQGPDGDFAITSFSRNEALEEAITVSVTAKLAVFRSWIEGT